From Impatiens glandulifera chromosome 7, dImpGla2.1, whole genome shotgun sequence:
GGAACTATATTGATAAGGTCCAACAGAAGAAGATCGATCTACTATCCCTGTAGATTAGGAGGCGAATGAGGCGGCAAGGAAACCCTAGGGAAAtctatctaatatatatatatgcaaatgCTTAACCAAATCTCCTTCTCTAAATCCAATAGTTACGAGTCACATTTTGGTTCGCCAATGTTATGTGTGTGACGTagatctttttatttattattatatttcatatataattaaagtttttaaaaattataatacaatgatataataaaaatgaaaaacaaaatcttcttttttttgCATTTCAATTCTCTCCCTGTCATTTCTTCGGACATGATTTAAAATCATGGAaaatagtattatatatatatatatatatattaaaaatgataaaactcgTTTGAGTACAACAAAGCATGacatgagaagaaaaaaaattaattattcaataaattatcGAATTTGAAATTTTCGAGAAGAACCGTTAATTTCCGACGAACTCTACCGAGTTTTAAGAAcgaattaaaaaacataataatattattattatgaataataatgAAGACCTTAGATCTTTTATGATTCAATACAACACTTCAAATGACATTGacaattcaaatattcaaaatgtttgttaaaaaaattattgagacaAAATTGAGTGTTAATGACATTGGAAAAATGGATGtatgggcttaagcccacctaTATTATTggtttgagagagaaagaactATACTTAGGgataagagagaaataattttaCTTGTTTCAAGTGACTCTCTCAAACAAGAGTTTGTAATGGGTTGTTTGCTTGTATTGTAAATGAGATCTCCactattattgtatttttgtttttgttatagatgaataaaaatgttatattatattttaacatattttaaaaagttaataaatattaattatatataatattattgtataataaaaaaatcgtttatattattttttttaaatattatttttaaaaaccaataaaaataataaattaataaattaaaactcaaaaaaactgattcttaaataaatatatttttaaaccaaACGTGTCTTGGTGGTGCATGTTAGTCTAGAGGTGATGGTCTTTTTaggattttgaagaagattggtGATAATGCTTACAAGGTGGAGTTACTAGGAAACTATGATGTCTCAACCACGTTCAATGTTTCTGATCTTTCACCATACATTGATGACGAACAGGTTTCAGATTCGATGTCGAATCTTCTCCAACCGGGGGAGAATGATGCTGGAATTGGGAAACCCCTAGAAGTCAAAgagataagatcaaattaatgaAGTATGGTGGAATTCAAATAGTCACTTTTGGAGATCGACcgtcataatatttaattatctagtattaaagtttatttacttTGTAATCGTGAAAGACAACTAacttttgaataataattactttgaaCTTTAAGCTTGTTTAGAAGtttatcttctatttatttTGCTCTAAACTCTTTTGGTGGATTACTAGAGTGAAGAGTGTCGAGTGACTTCTTGTGTTTCTTCATATCCCTCTAATTTCTCGGTGTCAACAacacatttatataatattttttccgACGTGTTTGAACCAGAACCTTGTATTTggtgacatttttttttaaattcatatttttcttaCATGGAagcttatattttttaacttccAATTTTTTCTAACTCATTAGTCAGCATGACGAGAAACTCTAGTGCTCTCTTTGTCAGGAGTTGTAGTAGCAGTAGGAGCtgaggagatgactgtttcagGGTTCTATCACATTTTTTGTGTTTGTTTATTCTTTTCAGTCCATCTAACTCTTGTGTTTCCAACAAAATCGTTACCTTAGTTCTAGAAAAGTTTGCATTTATTAATACGGGATTtacttaattagaatatttgaTGATTAAACCTAAGAATTGACAATACATCATTATTGGCCATCCCAATTAAGTTCGTTTTTTAGTAACTTAGTCAATAATCCAAACCAATTAAGTTcgtttttaagttttttttagtaCCGTAGTCAATAatccaaattttattattttctaaaattttaggAAGATAACATAATTTGCATTTTTATGAAGTGTGACCTTTAATATCTTAAACAAAActcttttcatttaaaattttaattagtcaattcattctattaaaaatatatatgcaaacaagatatagtttaatAATGGGAGTGCACTATCATAATCAGTGCATAgaaatttatttgttgattcATTTAGTGCAAAAatgcattattttttaattttttctaatacaattttaaaaagaaaaaaaagttcataTCAACACAATTTATCCTAATGATTCCTGTTATCTACaatttataattcaatacattttttctttatattctaACATGGTATCGAGTTAAAACTTTGATCTTGAGCTATAAATTTACTCTTTTGCTGTCTCTATCAATGgttattttaaacattgatGGAAgactctaattattattattattattattattattattattattattattatatttttttaatatatttttttttttcaaataattttgttaatattcttattttcttcgacaataatattcttttaagtttGTTTTCAGACGTTGTTGTTTTATTCCAATAGTTAATGCCATATTTTTATTGGTGTTACTCCAATAATATGTGCTTATTTACTAGTTATTTAGTTAACACACTGTTATTCTCTCATTAGAATGAGTTTTACAGGTGTTGTTTCACCCCAACATTATATTCCCATGGAATTTTACCTTCTTTGCTGGTTTTCTTTAATGCAATACACAGCAATTCCATCGTTGGATGAATTTCGAGACTCGCGAGTAACTTTGGAGTTCATTCGGTTGTTGTTTCACTCCAGCATTCAATGCCCATgagattaaatttttttttttatttagatagtttggataatttggataatcttaatccaatccgatttaattcaattcgaactcaatccgatccgatctcaatccaatccgaaatatccaatccgaattagtatttaggattCGAATTGGATTGGATTTCGGATTAATCCAGCTAATGATCACCCCTATTCTCATTTTCCATATGATTAGCTACACGGTTTTCGTATCTCTCGAACACTTAGCTCTCCGAAATGAATTTTCATCATTGGCTCTGTAATTGATCTGATGCAATTTGCTACATTTCTTCCACTTCGTTTTTTTGTCAAACTTATCATTGTATCCATAGTCTTCATCATCCTGATCCCAATTACACTCGaaaatttcaaacttttcaaGATCAAAtgaattctccttttgaatggTTGTCTTCACTTCATCTTTATAAGGGTGATATACAGGCATATGGAATGAATCAACATCTTTTCTAATAAGTccctaaaagaaaaataaaataagacattATACTAGCTTGACTAAAATTCATTATAATCACATTTTAAGACAAAATTATGTCATTTCATTATAACCATTATTGCAATGTATACATAAGTCCAAATGGAAGACTATAagtagaattaaaataaaataaaataacgtCCAATAAATTCATGTGGATTGTGTCGGCACGTACCCCACTTGGATCTTAAGGGATAAGGCCAAATCTTATTCTTATCtttcaaattatcattttaattagtAGAAAAGTTTACATTTATTAATACGGGATTTACTTAATTAAGTAGAATAGTTGAtgattaaacataaaaattgacAATACATCATTATTGGCCATCCCAATTAAGTTCATTTTTTAGTACCGTAGTCAATAatccaaattttatttattttctaattttttttggaagatAACATAATTTGCATTTTCATGAAGTGTGTGACCTTTAATATCTTAAACAAAActcttttcatttaaaaaataacttattggATTAATTAGTCAATTCATCCTATTGAAAATATGCAAACTGGATATAGTTTAATAATGGGAGTGCACTATCATAATCATTGCATACAAATTTGTTTGTCGATTCATTTAGTGCAAAAatgcattattttttaaattttttctaatactattttggaaagaaaaaaagttcATATCAACAAAATTTATcctaatgattaaaaaaaaaaagaacaaagtgtcgaacaatttatatttttttatattatttcggTATTGCATCTTAGCTTGTTTAACttaatatgtatgaaaaacACATTTCATTTCTTCTTCAAACATACATTGAGATTTATACttaatatgtatgaaaaatACATTTCATTTCTTCTTCAAACATATAGTGAGATTTATACttaatatgtatgaaaaacACATTTCATTTCTTCTTCAAACATATAGTGAGATTTATGTACTTTGTCTTCTCATTTTCCAGATGATTAGCTACACGTTTTTCGTATCTCTCGAACACGTTGTCCAAGACAAGCTCTCCGAAATGAATTTTCATCATTGGCTCTGTAATTGATCTTATGCAATTTGCTACATTTCTTCCACTTCTTTTTTTGTCAAACTTATCAGTGTAGCCATAGTCTTGATCATCCGGATCCCAATTACACTCGAAAATCTCGAACTTTTCAAGATCAAAtgaattctccttttgaatgaTTGTCTTCACTTCATCTTTATAAGGGTGATATACAGGCATATTGAATGAATCAACATCTTCTTTTCTAATAAGTccctaaaagaaaaataaaataagacattatattAGCTTGACTAAAATTCATTATAATCACATTTTAAGACAAATTTTAAACCTGAGAAACCAGGTCAAGAAGTGATTGGGCTAAAAGTTCCAAAATGCAGCAACAATCATTGGAAGATGGGTCAGGAATGCTCCTACCGATCAATGTAAGGACCATTCTACCCTTAGGTATAATTTCATGAGACCTGTGAACTAGAAAAGAGTAGAAGTCTTTGTAAAATTGATTCTTGTATGCATCTACCACATCAGAATGACATGTTTTGGCCACATAGATATGTCCTTTGTTGTCTAGATTTCTTGGTACCTATATTAAtcaacataaaattattaaaaaaaagaagaataaatagTTACACACTCTTTAaacattgaaaaaataattaattttgtaaaaagtAAACCTGAGAGAGCCAATGAAGACTATAAGAAGAGTATACAAAGTGCAAACTTTTGCTTGGTAACAACCTCTCATAAAATGATGATGGCACCCCGGAGATGAAGCACTTTTGACTAAATTCATATCCATGTTTCTCCTTTAACTTGTCATAGAATGAAGGGAGTGCATTAAAAAGATTGTTGAAGTCGTTTTTATGCAAATCATTTAAGAAGACCATTATCTCTCGAGTTTTGTAATTGTATTGATTCGACAACTTGTGAACGGTGTCAATAACCTCAGACACAAATAGAAGTGTGTTGGGCCCCGAAGCACATCCAAGATCCGCAATACTAAAATTCTCTAACATTTCAAATAGTGTTAAGTGATTGATGAACATCTCCTTGATGATATCCTTAACAATAGGTAGTGTCTTACGCATCACCGCCATCTAAAAGCGTTGGAGAGAAGATAATGAATATCGTTTTCTTGTTAGTATTTGcagtatatatatagagaggatAAGTAGttgacttatttatttatcataatgtttcataaaaatcatttcaaaaacaaTAATATCTAAATGTTAAACATGATAGACAAACCTGATGACTTGAATTCTGGGCGTAACTCTTTTTTCCATCACCCTGATTCATGTGAATGTTGTTTCCAGTAGACATATATGGTTCTCTCTTAACTTTATCTCACAAAGCTTTGAGTCTCCAAATATTTGTTTCCCTTGACAacacatttatataatattttctccGACGTGTTTGAACCAGGACCTTGTATTtggtgacattttttttttttttgggtaaaattcagatttttctttcatggaagcttatattttttaacttccAATTTTTTCTAACTCATTAGTCATTACTGCACATGTACACAATCTGAAAATTTCAATTATCAAGTTCACTTACCTACCTTGGGTAGAACAATAACTAATTCGGAATAGAGTTTAGAGTTTGaactaactttttattattattattttttaaaaatatcttattccaatattaatttaaataaataatattctaaaatatatattattcatctccgtTCTAGGATCATTGAATTTCGGCACGACATCCTCcgattgaccatcatcatcatcttccaaGTCATCGGCATCATCATCATTCTCATTAATCACGTTAGCAGTAAGTCTCTTTTCTCAATAAGAATAACAGAATTCGTAATGaagatttattccataaatgatgatgTGAGTCTTCACATTGTCTATGGAAATAGACgtcgtgttcaagcatttcacgcaaagACATTTCACTGTTTGTCGTCTTGTACTCCTAATTGCAAACTCGAgaaatttgtcaacacctttctcgtaatctggatgatctcgaagTAAGGTCATCCAAATTTATTGGGTACatccatctttctaataagatggaaaacaacccgcattattatttatttaactttatctaaattaattaggcttacatttATCTTACACAATCTCTACCAAATATAACATAATGAAAACCTAATATCCATAaatctaatcaaaatataatctaaatcaaactcaatataaaccactttttaacattaatcaaacatcaatcacACCAAATATACATTAATCTAACatgaatcaatcaaaatataaacatatacctaatcaaacaataataaaccaaatctaacatgaatccaacaaaatcaacataaacacatacctaatcaaacaataataaacataatctaacattattcaACAAAATCAACCTAAAAATATACctaatcaaaaattaataaacataatctaacatgaTCCAAAAAAATCAACCTAAACATATgcataatcaaacaataataaacttaatctaacattatctaaCCAAAAATCAACCTAAACATATACctaatcaaaacaataataaacctaaTATAACATTATCCAACTAAAAATCAACATAAACATATACCTAATCAAGACAataataaacctaatctaacattatccaaccaaaaatcAACCTAAACATATAcctaatcaaaataataataaacctaatctaacattatccaaccaaaaatcaacctaaacaaacaataataaacctaaTTTAACATCATCCAACAAAATTTAACATGAATATATAACatctaatcaaaatttaattaaataaataatctgaCCTTAAATGTAGGTTGTGGGCAGAGGCGCGACGATAGGGTAAGTCTCCAAGCGGCAGCGGTGGCAGATCTTCAAGCGGGGTGCAGCGGCAGGGCTCAAACGGCTGCAGGGGGCGCGGCGTATTCAATATGGTTGCAGTTCTTCAATTAGGGTATTGGCGGCGTCATCTTCGGATGTAGGATGCGGCGCGGGCGGAAGGAAGCGGGGAGAGAAAAAGGGATAGAAATCGGacagaaagaagaagagaagaagattttttttaatttaaatgggCCATCAATCTAATAAAtcttcgattttgacccttaacaacacttagaattattattaatttttttgggaagggtcaaaaccgaaggtttgtTAGAAAacttcgcaattaccaatttgggAAAAGttaaaatcgaaggttttctaataaaccttcgacTTTGACCTTTATCAacacttcaaaattatttttaatttttttttgaagggtCATAACCGAagttttattagaaaactttcgcaaataacaatttggggaaagttaaaaccgaaggttttctaataaacattTAGTTTTGACGCTTCCCAAcacttgaaattatttttaatttttttttgggaagggtcaaaaccgaaggtttattaaataacctttgcaattaccaatttggggaaagttaaaaccgaaggttttataataaaccttcggttttgaccctttccaacacttagaattttttttttggaaggtcaaaaccgaagatttattaTAAACTTTCGGTAAACTTTCATatcaccgaaagttttacacacctctcagaatctttttttattaacgaAAGTTTTCTTCCTCTTGGTACCATTAATGAGAGTTTTCTATAACTCTCGGTAAAATTCGTCGATAAAggtctttttttactagtgtatatacaaattatacatattaaCCAATTTAATAACAGTTTTCGGGTCAAACTCAAGTTCATTCCAAATATGgctacaaattttaatttgggCGTTTTCAACtcattaaaattttgagttaatattgatttttaaatgtAGTATATATCAATCCCCACACCGAATGGgacaatttattaaaattaattaatttatttttatttttttgggaaaaatgacttagcgtaatttcactaaaaatttccaaaaatggGGAAAAAATTACGAGTTTAATTGATCATTCTAGACatgcctagaatgattttgaagttgtaacattctgaataaaagctaaaaacgtaaataaattatctgattacaatgttttcaattctagtgagttcaaaaaacggtaaattaCAGTTcatgcagatattccagttctgccccgtgcttggaattcttctccacgtttctgcgagggcgctacaatccgatacaatatctttccataactcttcaacgctcctgcgggttctgccatataccttagcattccgttcttgccaaatgttatacaccactactccaaagccgtaCTTGAACAcgtttgttgcaaatctatttctttTGGCTTTAAGTATTgacgcttctttgatttcaatccattcgctcgggaaactgatcaactctaggattttatagaatctgtcccaaagctccgaagcaatacaataGCGGGtgatctataaataaatatattaaaaatctaaGCAGTTATACTTTGAATGGTTAATACttttcaaaatgatttatttttaaatttaaattcaaagttttttttttgttagatgaTGAATTATAATATAACTCTATAACCATTGTCATCAATATGGCTGGTTAaccaaaactaataaaattaattaattcaaaatgattattGATAAGATTTTggaaaatatttaaagagattCCTTttgtgaataatatttttaattaaaataaaataaaatagtgctataattatatagataaggaaaatataattaaacaatattttatatattctcccatatttgttgaattttacaaataaatgttCTTTATAGAAAATATGTATTATGTTAATAAACACGATACTATGAACCACATActcatttcttataaatttaataagtatttttttataaattgaccttttttttaaaaattttgataacTAAAAAATGTACttcaaaattaacaaaaacagaTACATACAATCCAAAGGTTACCATGTACCGTAAGCCCCCATGAATCATGAAGGTGGTACTAGATATTACGAGTTAGTAGATCCTAATCACTTTTGAAGTCAAAGACCCTATCTAATCAAAAATCCATTATAGGCTAGTAACACTATGTATATTCCATTGTTAACTACCTATTTAATAACTTACAATCAAATAAAACCGGCCAGAaagttgatattttattaattttttgtagaatcaattttcatttatatttttaataattaacttaagttattttcttattaattaatttttttgttatatgaattatttaaaattaaaattatttagtatttatatatattaaaattattgatatatatatatatatatatttaaattatataatatattgtgtcacaaacttaaatatataaattatataatttaaaaaatattttttaattattttttctatttaatttatctaatttagacacaatttattttaatttatctaaatatattttaatttatagtatattatattatataaattaatgagaaataTGAGAATTCTTAGAGAACGTTATaggtgaatatatatatatatatatatatatatatatatatatatatatatatatatatatatatatatatatatttgaatttaagatgatttatataactgaacaaattaactaataaaaagttaattgaaatttttattaataaaaatatataatataataaatttaaatttaataatcaatGTATCAATTAAACACCAAACGccctaaaaatatttaacaatttattaaaattaatatacttaacttacatttttatgttttaaatgttctatatattataaaaaaatgtttaattataatgaagttaaccttacaaaataaaaattattaattattatattttaaaattattaatcattcttatacatataaaaaattaaatttataaaatataataaatattagtaataatattttaaatattcaataaaaataagtaactgtactatatttaaaatagtttataaatatttattatttttatttatactattattttagttattcatttttaaattaaaaaacaaaattttattcgttatcaaaataattatattatttttgaaggttaattattaaataaaatatataataataataataataatttaaacaaaaataaattaaatataatttttaatagagAGACTCAGggctaaaaaaaaataagatagaacagaaaaaaaaaaaaaaaaaaaaaagaaagagaaacacGGATATTGAAGAAGACATTCCCTTAATGTGAAGATGGATCATGTGGCCCCATGTCTTCGTTATGAAAGTGAGGAAATGGAGGCGGGTTGCTTGGGTATGGCATGCCATTCTGCGGAAAATCAGATGGATGAGGCTGAAATTCCATGTTAGGATCATTGTATGGCATGTTATTTTGTTGGAAATCAGATGGTAGAGGTTGAACTTCCATGTTTGCAGGCTGAAATTCCAAGTTGGGAGGTTGGAAATTCATGTAACTGGTCTCAAATCCAGTGTTAGGATGTTCAAACCCCATGTTAGGAGGCGGAAACTCCATGGCCGGAGGAGGACATGTCATGTTGGGCGCCATGCAAGGATGAGCTGGAGGCATGAAATATTAATCTTGGCTCCAAGCAAGTTGTTGGCTACCACCAACTCCACTCCCTTCAAAATCAAATtggggaggaggaggaggaggaggagggttGAAAGAGGAGGAGTCCATCATCCTGTTAACCTCCATCAAGTTCTGACTGATAACTGTAGCCAACTCCTTGAAATCTTCTTCGGTATTCAGGCCTGACATAGCATGTTGTGGATTCATCATTGATTGAAACATGGTATGAGTCATCTCACTATGACGGTTCTCTCTTTCCTGTCTTCTTAGTTTTTCTTGTATCTTTTGGAGCCTCTGCCTCGTAAAGATCTCTTGGTTAACCTTTCGTTTTCCTTGA
This genomic window contains:
- the LOC124909972 gene encoding probable jasmonic acid carboxyl methyltransferase 2; amino-acid sequence: MNQGDGKKSYAQNSSHQMAVMRKTLPIVKDIIKEMFINHLTLFEMLENFSIADLGCASGPNTLLFVSEVIDTVHKLSNQYNYKTREIMVFLNDLHKNDFNNLFNALPSFYDKLKEKHGYEFSQKCFISGVPSSFYERLLPSKSLHFVYSSYSLHWLSQVPRNLDNKGHIYVAKTCHSDVVDAYKNQFYKDFYSFLVHRSHEIIPKGRMVLTLIGRSIPDPSSNDCCCILELLAQSLLDLVSQGLIRKEDVDSFNMPVYHPYKDEVKTIIQKENSFDLEKFEIFECNWDPDDQDYGYTDKFDKKRSGRNVANCIRSITEPMMKIHFGELVLDNVFERYEKRVANHLENEKTKYINLTICLKKK
- the LOC124909973 gene encoding agamous-like MADS-box protein AGL80, yielding MTRKKVNLTYILNNSARRNTYKKRNLSVVKQLDEITTLCDIEACTVIYSDFDPQPVVWPSMDEVRRLITKYQSFPKADQGKRKVNQEIFTRQRLQKIQEKLRRQERENRHSEMTHTMFQSMMNPQHAMSGLNTEEDFKELATVISQNLMEVNRMMDSSSFNPPPPPPPPQFDFEGSGVGGSQQLAWSQD